The proteins below come from a single Cannabis sativa cultivar Pink pepper isolate KNU-18-1 chromosome 3, ASM2916894v1, whole genome shotgun sequence genomic window:
- the LOC115708995 gene encoding uncharacterized protein LOC115708995 isoform X3 has product MREVKREVPEDWVCGSCLTGIDLILKESGMKDAHVTSSLHENEAVTRAMGNEQFSASQLHSKRQKPVQTGKVKFISHEEAIKLSSGTAETKCNSSRRKSTFQRPTHKFRTMNPKAFSDRVKSSPCKPHKLTGPFRNPTLTSSTVNQQMSRTFKESKASELSPVASGKLHANQKQSMDDISVPKNRCVIFENKMENSTKTSPSCSRPVDPEKKAAASCNKDPLTKQQPAQTFIPPRKVENSNKKISKELLKESCTLLPSLLGVNTGGKTKDIAQHDHSNVQEGDLQNFPRSYALYLTYFPAQDVIWEGGFKILNWNPCEVFGRFQAQLPCKIHRKVNEISRKMPPVLEVNLLPQHRFLVDLFQDECPDLLDVAMYLFPAENIERSRQNFLKLVEHMEIHESIMRCYIDDVELLIFTSSQLNVDSQNVLSSKSKQFLWGIFRSTNDKPFLSDAQEELSSFLADEDMEIDMVGGISIGRVDVIVPRKHLEVTKEELTKYYNQEHILSPPPGFTKKFKSEPTV; this is encoded by the exons ATGCGAGAAGTAAAGAGAGAGGTCCCTGAGGATTGGGTCTGTGGATCATGCCTAACTGGAATTGACTTGATTTTGAAGGAATCTGGTATGAAAGATGCTCATGTGACATCTTCACTTCACGAAAATGAAGCTGTCACAAGGGCAATGGGGAATGAGCAATtttcagcttcacaacttcatTCCAAGAGGCAAAAGCCTGTGCAAACTGGTAAAGTTAAGTTTATTTCTCATGAAGAAGCCATTAAGCTATCTTCAGGGACTGCAGAAACAAAATGTAATTCAAGCCGTAGGAAATCAACATTCCAAAGGCCTACACATAAGTTTAGAACTATGAATCCAAAGGCCTTCTCTGACAGAGTAAAATCATCCCCATGTAAACCTCACAAATTGACGGGGCCATTTAGAAATCCTACACTTACAAGCTCTACGGTTAATCAACAGATGTCACGAACGTTCAAAGAATCAAAAG CTTCAGAATTAAGTCCAGTAGCTTCTGGGAAGTTGCATGCTAACCAGAAGCAATCTATGGATGATATCTCAGTTCCCAAAAATCGTTGTgtcatttttgaaaataagatGGAGAATTCAACAAAAACATCACCTTCATGTTCAAGACCTGTTGATCCAG AGAAAAAAGCTGCTGCCTCATGCAATaaagatcctctaaccaaacaACAGCCAGCGCAAACCTTTATCCCACCTAGAAAAGTcgaaaattcaaataaaaagatatcAAAGGAACTACTCAAAGAATCATGCACATTGTTGCCATCATTGCTTGGTGTCAATACAG GTGGTAAAACTAAGGATATTGCTCAACATGATCATTCAAATGTTCAAGAAGGAGATCTACAAAATTTTCCACGTAGTTATGCCTTGTATCTTACTTATTTTCCTGCTCAAGATGTGATTTGGGA GGGAGGCTTCAAAATTCTTAATTGGAATCCATGTGAAGTCTTTGGTAGGTTCCAGGCACAACTTCCTTGCAAAATTCATCGTAAAGTTAATGAAATTTCAAGAAAGATGCCTCCAGTTCTTGAAGTTAATCTGCTTCCTCAGCACCGTTTCTTGGTTGATCTCTTCCAGGATGAGTGTCCAGATCTTTTagatgtggcaatgtacttgtTCCCAGCTGAAAACATTGAAAG ATCAAGACAGAATTTTTTGAAGTTGGTTGAACACATGGAGATCCACGAGTCAATTATGAGATGTTATATTGATGATGTTGAGCTGCTAATATTTACATCTTCACAGCTGAATGTCGATTCACAGA ATGTTTTGTCATCAAAATCAAAGCAGTTCTTATGGGGAATCTTCCGTAGCACAAATGATAAACCTTTTCTTTCGGATGCACAAGAGGAGCTCTCTAGTTTTCTAGCTGATGAGGACATGGAAATTGACATGGTGGGGGGAATTAGTATTGGAAGGGTTGACGTAATTGTGCCAAGAAAACACTTAGAAGTTACAAAAGAAGAATTGACCAAATACTACAATCAG GAGCATATTCTTTCTCCTCCTCCTGGTTTTACAAAGAAGTTCAAATCCGAACCGACTGTGTAG
- the LOC115708995 gene encoding PHD finger-containing protein 1 isoform X1, with protein sequence MATHCHTKAKVCEICGGDHRLDESLLATCSKCNSTCEHVYCMREVKREVPEDWVCGSCLTGIDLILKESGMKDAHVTSSLHENEAVTRAMGNEQFSASQLHSKRQKPVQTGKVKFISHEEAIKLSSGTAETKCNSSRRKSTFQRPTHKFRTMNPKAFSDRVKSSPCKPHKLTGPFRNPTLTSSTVNQQMSRTFKESKASELSPVASGKLHANQKQSMDDISVPKNRCVIFENKMENSTKTSPSCSRPVDPEKKAAASCNKDPLTKQQPAQTFIPPRKVENSNKKISKELLKESCTLLPSLLGVNTGGKTKDIAQHDHSNVQEGDLQNFPRSYALYLTYFPAQDVIWEGGFKILNWNPCEVFGRFQAQLPCKIHRKVNEISRKMPPVLEVNLLPQHRFLVDLFQDECPDLLDVAMYLFPAENIERSRQNFLKLVEHMEIHESIMRCYIDDVELLIFTSSQLNVDSQNVLSSKSKQFLWGIFRSTNDKPFLSDAQEELSSFLADEDMEIDMVGGISIGRVDVIVPRKHLEVTKEELTKYYNQEHILSPPPGFTKKFKSEPTV encoded by the exons ATGGCTACCCATTGCCATACCAAG GCAAAAGTTTGTGAAATATGTGGTGGTGATCATCGTCTTGATGAATCTTTACTTGCAACTTGCTCTAAATGCAACTCAACTTGTGAACATGT TTATTGCATGCGAGAAGTAAAGAGAGAGGTCCCTGAGGATTGGGTCTGTGGATCATGCCTAACTGGAATTGACTTGATTTTGAAGGAATCTGGTATGAAAGATGCTCATGTGACATCTTCACTTCACGAAAATGAAGCTGTCACAAGGGCAATGGGGAATGAGCAATtttcagcttcacaacttcatTCCAAGAGGCAAAAGCCTGTGCAAACTGGTAAAGTTAAGTTTATTTCTCATGAAGAAGCCATTAAGCTATCTTCAGGGACTGCAGAAACAAAATGTAATTCAAGCCGTAGGAAATCAACATTCCAAAGGCCTACACATAAGTTTAGAACTATGAATCCAAAGGCCTTCTCTGACAGAGTAAAATCATCCCCATGTAAACCTCACAAATTGACGGGGCCATTTAGAAATCCTACACTTACAAGCTCTACGGTTAATCAACAGATGTCACGAACGTTCAAAGAATCAAAAG CTTCAGAATTAAGTCCAGTAGCTTCTGGGAAGTTGCATGCTAACCAGAAGCAATCTATGGATGATATCTCAGTTCCCAAAAATCGTTGTgtcatttttgaaaataagatGGAGAATTCAACAAAAACATCACCTTCATGTTCAAGACCTGTTGATCCAG AGAAAAAAGCTGCTGCCTCATGCAATaaagatcctctaaccaaacaACAGCCAGCGCAAACCTTTATCCCACCTAGAAAAGTcgaaaattcaaataaaaagatatcAAAGGAACTACTCAAAGAATCATGCACATTGTTGCCATCATTGCTTGGTGTCAATACAG GTGGTAAAACTAAGGATATTGCTCAACATGATCATTCAAATGTTCAAGAAGGAGATCTACAAAATTTTCCACGTAGTTATGCCTTGTATCTTACTTATTTTCCTGCTCAAGATGTGATTTGGGA GGGAGGCTTCAAAATTCTTAATTGGAATCCATGTGAAGTCTTTGGTAGGTTCCAGGCACAACTTCCTTGCAAAATTCATCGTAAAGTTAATGAAATTTCAAGAAAGATGCCTCCAGTTCTTGAAGTTAATCTGCTTCCTCAGCACCGTTTCTTGGTTGATCTCTTCCAGGATGAGTGTCCAGATCTTTTagatgtggcaatgtacttgtTCCCAGCTGAAAACATTGAAAG ATCAAGACAGAATTTTTTGAAGTTGGTTGAACACATGGAGATCCACGAGTCAATTATGAGATGTTATATTGATGATGTTGAGCTGCTAATATTTACATCTTCACAGCTGAATGTCGATTCACAGA ATGTTTTGTCATCAAAATCAAAGCAGTTCTTATGGGGAATCTTCCGTAGCACAAATGATAAACCTTTTCTTTCGGATGCACAAGAGGAGCTCTCTAGTTTTCTAGCTGATGAGGACATGGAAATTGACATGGTGGGGGGAATTAGTATTGGAAGGGTTGACGTAATTGTGCCAAGAAAACACTTAGAAGTTACAAAAGAAGAATTGACCAAATACTACAATCAG GAGCATATTCTTTCTCCTCCTCCTGGTTTTACAAAGAAGTTCAAATCCGAACCGACTGTGTAG
- the LOC115708995 gene encoding PHD finger-containing protein 1 isoform X2: MAKVCEICGGDHRLDESLLATCSKCNSTCEHVYCMREVKREVPEDWVCGSCLTGIDLILKESGMKDAHVTSSLHENEAVTRAMGNEQFSASQLHSKRQKPVQTGKVKFISHEEAIKLSSGTAETKCNSSRRKSTFQRPTHKFRTMNPKAFSDRVKSSPCKPHKLTGPFRNPTLTSSTVNQQMSRTFKESKASELSPVASGKLHANQKQSMDDISVPKNRCVIFENKMENSTKTSPSCSRPVDPEKKAAASCNKDPLTKQQPAQTFIPPRKVENSNKKISKELLKESCTLLPSLLGVNTGGKTKDIAQHDHSNVQEGDLQNFPRSYALYLTYFPAQDVIWEGGFKILNWNPCEVFGRFQAQLPCKIHRKVNEISRKMPPVLEVNLLPQHRFLVDLFQDECPDLLDVAMYLFPAENIERSRQNFLKLVEHMEIHESIMRCYIDDVELLIFTSSQLNVDSQNVLSSKSKQFLWGIFRSTNDKPFLSDAQEELSSFLADEDMEIDMVGGISIGRVDVIVPRKHLEVTKEELTKYYNQEHILSPPPGFTKKFKSEPTV, encoded by the exons ATG GCAAAAGTTTGTGAAATATGTGGTGGTGATCATCGTCTTGATGAATCTTTACTTGCAACTTGCTCTAAATGCAACTCAACTTGTGAACATGT TTATTGCATGCGAGAAGTAAAGAGAGAGGTCCCTGAGGATTGGGTCTGTGGATCATGCCTAACTGGAATTGACTTGATTTTGAAGGAATCTGGTATGAAAGATGCTCATGTGACATCTTCACTTCACGAAAATGAAGCTGTCACAAGGGCAATGGGGAATGAGCAATtttcagcttcacaacttcatTCCAAGAGGCAAAAGCCTGTGCAAACTGGTAAAGTTAAGTTTATTTCTCATGAAGAAGCCATTAAGCTATCTTCAGGGACTGCAGAAACAAAATGTAATTCAAGCCGTAGGAAATCAACATTCCAAAGGCCTACACATAAGTTTAGAACTATGAATCCAAAGGCCTTCTCTGACAGAGTAAAATCATCCCCATGTAAACCTCACAAATTGACGGGGCCATTTAGAAATCCTACACTTACAAGCTCTACGGTTAATCAACAGATGTCACGAACGTTCAAAGAATCAAAAG CTTCAGAATTAAGTCCAGTAGCTTCTGGGAAGTTGCATGCTAACCAGAAGCAATCTATGGATGATATCTCAGTTCCCAAAAATCGTTGTgtcatttttgaaaataagatGGAGAATTCAACAAAAACATCACCTTCATGTTCAAGACCTGTTGATCCAG AGAAAAAAGCTGCTGCCTCATGCAATaaagatcctctaaccaaacaACAGCCAGCGCAAACCTTTATCCCACCTAGAAAAGTcgaaaattcaaataaaaagatatcAAAGGAACTACTCAAAGAATCATGCACATTGTTGCCATCATTGCTTGGTGTCAATACAG GTGGTAAAACTAAGGATATTGCTCAACATGATCATTCAAATGTTCAAGAAGGAGATCTACAAAATTTTCCACGTAGTTATGCCTTGTATCTTACTTATTTTCCTGCTCAAGATGTGATTTGGGA GGGAGGCTTCAAAATTCTTAATTGGAATCCATGTGAAGTCTTTGGTAGGTTCCAGGCACAACTTCCTTGCAAAATTCATCGTAAAGTTAATGAAATTTCAAGAAAGATGCCTCCAGTTCTTGAAGTTAATCTGCTTCCTCAGCACCGTTTCTTGGTTGATCTCTTCCAGGATGAGTGTCCAGATCTTTTagatgtggcaatgtacttgtTCCCAGCTGAAAACATTGAAAG ATCAAGACAGAATTTTTTGAAGTTGGTTGAACACATGGAGATCCACGAGTCAATTATGAGATGTTATATTGATGATGTTGAGCTGCTAATATTTACATCTTCACAGCTGAATGTCGATTCACAGA ATGTTTTGTCATCAAAATCAAAGCAGTTCTTATGGGGAATCTTCCGTAGCACAAATGATAAACCTTTTCTTTCGGATGCACAAGAGGAGCTCTCTAGTTTTCTAGCTGATGAGGACATGGAAATTGACATGGTGGGGGGAATTAGTATTGGAAGGGTTGACGTAATTGTGCCAAGAAAACACTTAGAAGTTACAAAAGAAGAATTGACCAAATACTACAATCAG GAGCATATTCTTTCTCCTCCTCCTGGTTTTACAAAGAAGTTCAAATCCGAACCGACTGTGTAG